The Archangium lipolyticum genome has a window encoding:
- a CDS encoding TraB/GumN family protein: MATVTLRHLLVAAALLGGCKTAEPAIQSPNTSPATASKADCGPAIPGMEAVLKPAAFIVLGEMHGTQEAPLFATRLACHAAAAGQPVRVGLELPVGDQPRIDAFLASEDGAIEPLTAGGLWTDAMQDGRSSKAMLQALVRLRELKRAGLPLEVRAFDAGGKDRDASMAEKLLEERAQAPQDTFIVLTGNLHARRDKGAPWDPNLRFMSNHLLDAEPRLVTLDMAYLGGTMWACTGMTVDTCKVHPLKRARYEEHAAMPRIVIQKGITAEGYDGVYAIGTATASPPAVHPATALPTP; this comes from the coding sequence ATGGCAACAGTCACCCTGCGTCATCTACTGGTCGCTGCCGCGCTGCTGGGAGGTTGCAAGACGGCCGAGCCCGCCATCCAGTCGCCCAACACGAGCCCTGCGACCGCCTCGAAGGCGGACTGTGGCCCCGCCATTCCGGGCATGGAGGCGGTGTTGAAGCCCGCCGCGTTCATCGTCCTTGGAGAGATGCACGGCACGCAGGAAGCTCCGCTCTTCGCCACGCGGCTCGCGTGTCACGCGGCCGCGGCCGGTCAGCCCGTGCGCGTGGGGCTGGAGCTCCCCGTGGGCGATCAACCGCGCATCGACGCGTTCCTCGCGAGCGAGGATGGCGCGATTGAGCCGCTCACGGCGGGCGGGCTCTGGACCGATGCGATGCAGGACGGCCGGAGTAGCAAGGCCATGCTCCAGGCCCTCGTCCGGCTGCGTGAGCTGAAGCGCGCAGGCCTCCCCCTGGAGGTTCGCGCCTTCGACGCGGGCGGCAAGGACCGCGACGCCAGCATGGCGGAGAAGCTCCTCGAGGAGCGTGCCCAGGCCCCCCAGGACACCTTCATCGTGTTGACCGGGAACCTCCATGCCCGTCGGGACAAGGGCGCGCCGTGGGACCCGAACCTGCGCTTCATGTCCAACCACCTGCTCGATGCGGAGCCCAGGCTGGTCACGCTCGACATGGCCTACCTGGGCGGGACCATGTGGGCCTGCACGGGCATGACGGTGGACACCTGCAAGGTCCATCCGCTGAAGAGGGCCCGCTACGAGGAGCACGCGGCGATGCCGCGCATCGTCATCCAGAAGGGAATCACGGCCGAAGGGTATGACGGCGTCTACGCCATCGGCACGGCGACCGCTTCACCTCCCGCGGTCCACCCGGCCACGGCGCTGCCCACGCCCTGA
- a CDS encoding transposase: protein MGLPRYVERDFARYLECGVLAHGFARVRCESCKDELLVAFSCKGRGVCPSCNAKRAHVTAVHLVERVLPHVPYRQWTLSFPHRVRWVLLKDVGLLSDVLTVFLRAVFALQRRRARRQGMRGGQVGAVSFIQFFGSALQVTPHFHSLVPDGVFVPREGGVRFEALPPPTQGEVEQLLRVVRHRALRLLEKRGALPAQGPEDALQAYQAHSLQQRLRWTEVDVRPPPRKQPRCTLLEGFSLHANTHLHANDRQGLTRLCRYGARGALALERLARMEDGRIAYRMKRPLPDGTTHLIFTGLELLRRVASLVPPPRANLTRFHGAFAPGAQLRPFLVPQAGAEEASVATQAAASTEPMKEKTPRVDFRRVAQEDVRTGRVRLSAVWRQAKGAGVCDGPRWGALDIGAPGTSLSGSEAGPGPGTTPAGVVLNLAQPLSIRPNFLPLSSSEGGQGRGVPQGVVPSRVPARRAALLAPSAALLGPSSPALTLNLASIPPIRFAEIQLHHRPVGDKTLADLGGLFWDWTRLMSL from the coding sequence GTGGGCCTGCCCCGGTACGTGGAGCGGGACTTCGCCCGGTACCTGGAGTGCGGCGTGCTGGCGCACGGCTTCGCGCGGGTGCGCTGCGAGAGTTGCAAGGACGAGCTGCTCGTCGCCTTCTCGTGCAAGGGGCGAGGGGTGTGCCCCTCCTGTAACGCGAAGCGGGCGCATGTGACGGCGGTGCACCTGGTAGAGCGGGTGCTGCCGCATGTGCCCTACCGTCAGTGGACGCTGTCCTTTCCGCACCGGGTGCGGTGGGTGCTGCTCAAGGACGTGGGACTGCTCTCGGACGTCCTCACCGTCTTCCTGCGCGCGGTGTTTGCCCTGCAGCGCCGAAGGGCACGGCGGCAGGGAATGCGGGGTGGGCAGGTCGGGGCCGTGTCGTTCATCCAGTTCTTCGGCTCCGCCTTGCAGGTCACGCCGCACTTCCACTCGCTGGTGCCGGACGGCGTCTTCGTGCCGCGGGAGGGCGGCGTGCGCTTCGAGGCGTTGCCGCCGCCCACGCAAGGTGAGGTGGAGCAGTTGCTGAGGGTGGTGCGTCATCGGGCGCTGCGCCTGCTGGAGAAAAGAGGGGCCCTGCCCGCTCAAGGACCCGAGGACGCGCTGCAGGCGTACCAGGCGCACTCCCTGCAGCAACGGCTGCGCTGGACGGAGGTGGACGTCCGGCCCCCTCCCCGAAAGCAGCCCCGGTGCACCTTGCTGGAAGGCTTCTCCCTGCATGCCAATACGCACCTCCATGCCAACGACAGGCAGGGGCTTACGCGGCTGTGCCGCTATGGGGCGCGTGGCGCGCTGGCGCTGGAGCGCCTGGCGCGAATGGAGGATGGCCGCATCGCCTACCGCATGAAGCGCCCGCTGCCCGACGGCACCACGCACCTGATCTTCACCGGGCTGGAACTGTTACGGCGTGTAGCGTCCCTGGTACCTCCGCCTCGGGCAAACCTCACGAGGTTCCACGGCGCCTTTGCTCCAGGCGCGCAACTGCGGCCATTTCTGGTCCCCCAAGCGGGAGCGGAGGAGGCGAGCGTGGCGACCCAGGCAGCGGCCAGCACGGAGCCGATGAAGGAGAAGACGCCGCGAGTAGACTTTCGCCGAGTTGCTCAGGAGGACGTTCGCACTGGACGTGTTCGCCTGTCCGCGGTGTGGAGGCAGGCGAAAGGTGCTGGCGTATGTGACGGCCCCCGCTGGGGTGCGCTCGATATTGGAGCACCTGGGACTTCCCTCTCAGGCTCTGAAGCGGGCCCCGGCCCGGGGACCACCCCAGCAGGCGTGGTGCTGAACCTGGCGCAGCCGCTGTCAATACGCCCCAACTTCCTGCCTCTCTCCTCGAGCGAGGGCGGCCAGGGCAGGGGTGTGCCCCAAGGGGTTGTACCGTCCCGTGTACCGGCGCGGCGCGCGGCCTTGCTGGCCCCGTCAGCGGCCCTTCTCGGCCCCTCCTCTCCAGCCCTCACCCTCAACTTGGCTTCTATCCCGCCTATACGCTTCGCTGAAATCCAGCTTCACCATCGACCCGTCGGTGATAAGACGCTCGCGGACCTCGGAGGTTTGTTCTGGGACTGGACACGATTGATGTCTTTGTGA
- a CDS encoding M14 family metallopeptidase: protein MSVPAAELMQRHPGASGEWVNFYDDDDVIAYPLQPLGEAYRKSVRDVCVKLNGLFTWTPMVHPFYWADDRVMEPMAKPLAPGQVGRYDDSFEVRAFGDNMTRWGTPSVLIETGPWPSRAPDEPLVQLNFVALATALDALASRRAARADVARYESIPENDSSGLVYLLLKGVGLFGADGRPFTADVGISVNRAVRDSDKGPQLVHVGRVEELGDLRVLGALESVDGSGLLAVPLSGPGAKEGDTVHLPEPKQHTLQLGQPAELMLLKPLEKASTYRVERIIRFDR from the coding sequence GTGAGCGTACCGGCTGCCGAGCTCATGCAGCGCCATCCAGGGGCGAGTGGCGAATGGGTCAACTTCTACGATGATGACGATGTCATCGCGTACCCGCTTCAGCCGCTGGGGGAGGCCTATCGCAAGAGCGTGCGGGATGTCTGCGTGAAGCTGAACGGGCTCTTCACCTGGACACCGATGGTGCATCCCTTCTACTGGGCGGATGATCGGGTGATGGAGCCCATGGCGAAGCCGCTCGCTCCCGGACAGGTGGGCCGCTATGACGACTCCTTCGAGGTGCGCGCCTTCGGCGACAACATGACGCGCTGGGGCACGCCCTCCGTCCTCATCGAGACGGGCCCCTGGCCCTCGCGTGCCCCGGACGAGCCCCTGGTCCAGCTCAACTTCGTCGCGCTCGCCACGGCGCTGGACGCACTCGCGAGCAGGAGGGCCGCACGGGCGGACGTGGCCCGCTACGAGTCCATCCCGGAGAATGACAGCTCGGGGCTCGTCTACCTGCTCCTCAAGGGCGTGGGCCTGTTCGGCGCCGATGGCAGGCCCTTCACCGCGGACGTGGGCATCTCCGTCAACCGCGCGGTGCGCGACAGCGACAAGGGGCCCCAGCTCGTCCACGTCGGCAGGGTGGAAGAGCTAGGAGATCTGCGCGTCCTGGGAGCACTCGAGAGCGTGGACGGAAGCGGGCTGCTCGCCGTACCGCTGTCCGGGCCTGGCGCGAAGGAGGGGGACACCGTCCACCTGCCTGAACCGAAGCAGCACACGCTCCAGCTCGGCCAGCCCGCCGAGTTGATGCTCCTCAAGCCCCTGGAGAAGGCGTCCACCTATCGCGTCGAGCGCATCATCCGCTTCGACCGCTGA
- a CDS encoding ABC transporter ATP-binding protein, with amino-acid sequence MSDVMLREVRKQYGATPVIHGVSLELRRREFVVFVGPSGCGKSTLLRMIAGLEQISGGEILIGGRRVNDIPAGDRGVAMVFQNYALYPHMTAAGNMAFGLRNIGTPRAEIAERVSSAAKLLQIEHLLERRPAEMSGGQRQRVAIGRAIVRRPEVFLFDEPLSNLDAALRVQMRVELVQLHQRLEATSIYVTHDQVEAMTMADRIVVFRDGRIEQVGTPLEVYRTPANTFVAGFIGAPKMNLLETRVLATGPGRVTVALPGGSAEVAADGRTLAAGAPVTFGVRPEHLRPVAGEGVFRGHVKALERLGRETLLYVAGAEGATLIATDVGDSPVRIGETVTLALEPGSGRLFGGDGVALPSTVSAA; translated from the coding sequence ATGTCTGATGTGATGCTCCGGGAGGTGCGCAAGCAATATGGCGCCACCCCGGTGATTCATGGCGTCTCGCTCGAGCTGAGGCGCCGGGAGTTCGTCGTCTTCGTCGGCCCCTCGGGGTGCGGCAAATCCACCCTGCTGCGCATGATCGCCGGGCTGGAGCAGATCAGCGGCGGGGAGATCCTCATTGGCGGGCGCCGGGTCAACGACATACCGGCGGGCGATCGCGGCGTCGCCATGGTCTTCCAGAACTACGCCCTCTATCCCCACATGACGGCGGCCGGGAACATGGCCTTCGGGCTGCGCAACATTGGCACGCCGCGCGCCGAGATCGCCGAGCGCGTCTCCTCGGCCGCGAAGCTGCTGCAGATCGAGCACCTGTTGGAGCGCCGCCCCGCGGAGATGTCCGGCGGCCAGCGCCAGCGCGTCGCCATTGGACGCGCCATCGTCCGCCGGCCCGAGGTCTTCCTGTTCGACGAGCCGCTCTCCAACCTGGACGCCGCGCTGCGGGTGCAGATGCGGGTCGAGCTGGTGCAGCTCCACCAGCGGCTCGAAGCCACCTCCATCTACGTCACGCACGACCAGGTCGAGGCGATGACCATGGCCGACCGCATCGTCGTCTTCCGTGACGGGCGGATCGAGCAGGTCGGCACGCCGCTGGAGGTGTACCGCACCCCCGCGAACACCTTCGTCGCCGGCTTCATCGGTGCGCCGAAGATGAACCTGCTCGAGACCCGGGTGCTCGCCACCGGCCCTGGCCGGGTGACGGTGGCCCTTCCCGGCGGCAGCGCCGAGGTCGCGGCGGATGGCCGCACGCTGGCTGCGGGCGCACCGGTCACCTTTGGAGTCCGGCCCGAGCATCTGCGGCCCGTTGCTGGCGAGGGCGTCTTCCGGGGCCACGTCAAGGCGCTCGAGCGGCTGGGCCGTGAGACGCTGCTGTATGTCGCGGGTGCCGAGGGGGCCACGCTCATCGCCACCGATGTCGGCGACAGCCCCGTCCGCATCGGAGAGACCGTGACACTGGCGCTCGAACCCGGCAGCGGCCGGCTGTTCGGCGGTGACGGTGTGGCGCTGCCGTCCACTGTGAGCGCCGCATGA
- a CDS encoding carbohydrate ABC transporter permease produces the protein MNRTFGDRYILVLLLAAAFVWLMPMLWVLALALKPNEVLVRSTSGILPWPHTLEHFATLLRVSLTPRWLLNSLLVAIGMTTLTLVLSSLAGYAFARIDFPGRRALFLLVMAGLMIPEQAVLVPLHAMFAGWDLHNTYFSLIAPRLAVPLGVFMMTQFFKAVPRELEEAAQLDNASRLRIFWSVMLPLSRPALTTLGIFTFLYAWNDFLWPVVTANQPEMYTLSVGLGSLQGNFAMSEGLGFLMASAVFASTPMICVYVVLQRYIVQGIALTGGK, from the coding sequence GTGAATCGGACCTTTGGCGACCGTTACATCCTGGTCCTGCTGCTCGCCGCCGCGTTCGTGTGGCTGATGCCGATGCTGTGGGTGCTGGCCCTGGCGCTCAAGCCCAACGAGGTGCTGGTGCGCTCCACCTCCGGCATCCTGCCGTGGCCGCATACCCTGGAGCATTTCGCCACCCTGCTGCGGGTGTCGCTGACGCCGCGCTGGCTGCTCAACAGCCTGCTCGTCGCCATCGGCATGACAACGCTGACGCTGGTGCTGTCGTCGCTCGCCGGCTACGCCTTCGCCCGGATCGACTTCCCGGGGCGTCGCGCCCTCTTCCTGCTGGTGATGGCCGGACTGATGATCCCGGAGCAGGCGGTCCTGGTGCCGCTGCACGCCATGTTCGCCGGGTGGGACCTGCACAACACCTACTTCTCGCTGATCGCCCCCCGCCTGGCGGTGCCGCTGGGGGTGTTCATGATGACCCAGTTCTTCAAGGCCGTACCGCGCGAACTGGAGGAGGCGGCGCAGCTCGACAACGCGAGTCGGCTGAGGATCTTCTGGTCTGTGATGCTGCCGCTGTCTCGCCCGGCGCTGACGACGCTCGGCATCTTCACCTTCCTGTATGCCTGGAATGACTTCCTCTGGCCCGTCGTCACGGCGAACCAGCCGGAGATGTACACCCTCAGTGTGGGCCTCGGCTCACTGCAGGGCAACTTCGCGATGTCGGAGGGGCTCGGTTTCCTGATGGCCTCGGCCGTCTTCGCCAGCACTCCGATGATCTGTGTCTATGTCGTGCTCCAACGCTACATCGTGCAAGGCATTGCCCTGACCGGCGGCAAGTAG
- a CDS encoding glycoside hydrolase family protein, translated as MSTPSDSDSPRADSGAPQRPEPNLLRSNTLRNPAGLFDLPPDESRTLQDIVANLQRVPEPLVDETMPDPFVLRLTSSSPGGARTAGLWLIATTNDQPFAFRLYRFAGGTWVPHMVDGRHCAIFPEGKLPAWWNAGELDPLAPDLPRDLVLARWAPEIDVRNGLLTLHYTARDRSGILRSAYATATAIDGEWTDHGFLDINVRVRDVAPDYPGGPAGENPLVGMIDGHVASAIDPEGRERTFLLTKVDGNGLNWTDPVTGQMRKAPTPILSHEFRQEATGRIELVGKAKVLHTNGPHHDGLIEGQFVVNENGQSYLIYSAGFFGNSEYRTYIARLDLLAHNVVGERILIDSDSPALGGQWNGPGHPAFVRLGEGLYAMYLHVWRNGTDYGKDGDQRKAIQRHVSFRDLEGRPCEPFLVEERFTG; from the coding sequence ATGAGCACCCCTTCTGATTCTGACTCCCCGCGCGCCGATTCGGGTGCGCCGCAGCGCCCCGAGCCGAACCTTCTCCGCTCCAACACCTTGCGGAACCCGGCGGGCCTCTTCGACCTTCCGCCAGACGAGTCGCGCACGCTCCAGGACATCGTCGCGAACCTGCAGCGCGTTCCCGAGCCGCTCGTCGATGAGACGATGCCCGATCCCTTCGTGCTGCGGCTCACGTCGAGCAGCCCCGGGGGTGCACGCACCGCGGGCCTCTGGTTGATCGCGACCACCAATGATCAGCCGTTTGCCTTCCGGCTGTACCGCTTCGCGGGAGGCACCTGGGTGCCGCACATGGTGGATGGCAGGCACTGCGCCATCTTCCCCGAGGGGAAGCTCCCCGCGTGGTGGAACGCTGGCGAGCTTGACCCGCTCGCGCCCGACCTTCCCAGGGACCTCGTCCTGGCGCGCTGGGCTCCCGAGATCGACGTGCGCAACGGCCTGCTCACGCTGCACTACACCGCGAGGGATCGCTCCGGCATCCTGCGCTCCGCCTACGCCACCGCCACCGCCATCGACGGCGAGTGGACGGACCACGGCTTTCTCGACATCAACGTTCGCGTGAGGGACGTGGCCCCCGATTACCCGGGAGGGCCCGCCGGAGAGAACCCCCTGGTCGGCATGATTGATGGCCACGTGGCCTCGGCCATCGACCCGGAGGGGAGGGAGCGGACGTTCCTGCTCACCAAGGTGGACGGAAACGGGTTGAACTGGACGGACCCGGTGACCGGTCAGATGCGCAAGGCGCCCACGCCCATCCTGTCGCACGAGTTCCGGCAGGAGGCCACCGGGCGCATCGAGCTCGTGGGCAAGGCGAAGGTCCTGCACACCAATGGGCCACACCATGACGGCCTGATCGAAGGCCAGTTCGTGGTGAACGAGAATGGCCAGTCGTACCTCATCTACAGCGCGGGCTTCTTCGGGAACTCCGAATACCGCACGTACATCGCCCGGCTCGACCTGCTCGCGCACAACGTGGTGGGCGAGCGGATCCTGATCGACAGTGACAGCCCGGCACTCGGAGGGCAGTGGAACGGTCCAGGCCACCCCGCGTTCGTGAGGCTGGGTGAAGGCCTCTACGCGATGTACCTGCACGTGTGGCGCAACGGCACCGACTACGGCAAGGACGGAGACCAGCGCAAGGCCATCCAACGCCATGTCTCCTTCCGTGACCTCGAGGGCCGTCCCTGCGAGCCGTTCCTCGTGGAGGAGCGCTTCACCGGCTGA
- a CDS encoding carbohydrate porin, producing MSAAQEASSRPTIRLFVTHAIWDEAARLSFSDTSRLRQVFGDQLSGTSVGLQAEAWW from the coding sequence GTGTCCGCGGCTCAGGAGGCCAGCTCCCGCCCGACGATCCGCCTGTTCGTCACGCACGCCATCTGGGACGAGGCGGCCCGCCTGAGCTTCAGCGACACGTCGCGTCTGCGTCAGGTCTTTGGCGATCAGCTGTCGGGCACCTCGGTGGGCCTCCAGGCCGAAGCCTGGTGGTGA
- a CDS encoding extracellular solute-binding protein, producing MKMKTLLSAATLLVTALGSNSALAATEITLFRFFGGCSDEYANVTDLSKAVGECGIIQVLTNKFNAENKEGITVKTQSVEWGVYYDRLSANIAGGTPPDIAVMHRSVLPNYLMRDLVQPLGKSFAASGIDAADFLPVAREAVTSKGELWALPFDLHSLVWHVNADLFAKAGLVDAKGQPKMPTSPAELMQHAETMKAKTGKRYFAIPSAVDPMPSWQYLTWVWQQGGDIVDAEKKAQFESKESKEALRLLNALYAAGHASSKNDYAGAQQAFIAGEAAVLVNGTWGVDTYEAQSKDPKNALKKYVVRDIPTIYGKDAIWSDSHMWVLPKQPKQDPAKQKAALAFLKFLNDNNFHWARTGHLPVRASVLKSAEMQALPHRSEYTRTATIARALPPIENQRAILDLLVNELNSTWLVNKKQEQALSDIQRRASQILRRARK from the coding sequence ATGAAGATGAAGACGCTCCTCTCGGCCGCGACGCTGCTGGTCACGGCCCTCGGCTCCAACTCCGCGCTCGCCGCCACGGAGATCACGCTGTTCCGCTTCTTTGGTGGCTGCAGTGACGAGTACGCCAACGTCACCGATCTGTCCAAGGCGGTAGGTGAGTGCGGCATCATCCAGGTGCTCACCAACAAGTTCAACGCGGAGAACAAGGAAGGCATCACCGTCAAGACCCAGTCGGTGGAGTGGGGCGTCTACTACGACCGGCTGAGCGCCAACATCGCCGGCGGCACCCCGCCTGACATCGCGGTCATGCACCGCAGCGTCCTGCCGAACTACCTGATGCGCGACCTCGTCCAGCCGCTCGGCAAGAGCTTCGCGGCGAGCGGTATCGACGCCGCCGACTTCCTGCCGGTGGCCCGCGAGGCCGTCACCAGCAAAGGGGAGCTCTGGGCCCTGCCGTTCGACCTGCACTCCCTGGTGTGGCACGTCAACGCCGACCTGTTCGCCAAGGCGGGGCTCGTCGACGCCAAGGGCCAGCCGAAGATGCCCACCAGCCCGGCCGAGCTGATGCAGCACGCCGAGACGATGAAGGCCAAGACCGGCAAGCGGTATTTCGCCATCCCCTCCGCGGTCGATCCGATGCCGAGCTGGCAGTACCTCACCTGGGTCTGGCAGCAGGGCGGCGACATCGTCGATGCCGAGAAGAAAGCCCAGTTCGAGTCGAAGGAGAGCAAGGAGGCGTTGCGCCTGCTCAACGCGCTCTACGCCGCCGGCCACGCCAGCAGCAAGAATGACTACGCTGGCGCGCAGCAGGCCTTCATCGCCGGCGAGGCGGCGGTGCTCGTGAACGGTACCTGGGGCGTCGATACCTACGAGGCGCAGTCCAAGGATCCGAAGAACGCCCTCAAGAAGTACGTCGTGCGCGACATCCCCACCATCTACGGCAAGGATGCCATCTGGTCCGACAGCCACATGTGGGTCCTGCCGAAGCAGCCGAAGCAGGATCCGGCGAAGCAGAAGGCGGCCCTGGCCTTCCTGAAGTTCCTCAACGACAACAACTTCCACTGGGCCCGGACCGGACATCTGCCGGTGCGCGCTTCGGTGCTCAAGAGCGCCGAGATGCAGGCGCTGCCGCACCGCTCGGAGTACACCCGCACCGCCACCATCGCCAGGGCGTTGCCGCCCATCGAGAACCAGCGCGCCATCCTGGACCTGCTGGTCAACGAGCTGAACTCGACCTGGCTGGTCAACAAGAAGCAGGAGCAGGCCCTGTCCGACATCCAGCGCCGGGCCTCGCAGATCCTGCGCCGCGCCCGGAAGTAA
- a CDS encoding alpha/beta hydrolase family protein: MVLPLLRYAVALRAAGVPAEYRCFAGQVHPFVLLAGLIDAAHDARRLMGERLREAFGG; the protein is encoded by the coding sequence ATGGTGTTGCCGCTCCTGCGCTACGCCGTGGCGCTGCGCGCGGCGGGCGTACCGGCCGAGTACCGGTGCTTCGCGGGTCAGGTCCATCCGTTCGTCCTGCTGGCCGGTCTCATCGACGCCGCGCACGACGCCCGGCGGCTGATGGGCGAGCGGCTGCGCGAGGCGTTCGGCGGCTGA
- a CDS encoding queuosine salvage family protein, protein MTWSGSPPSLTTSCRTSSAWTESSSTRQRSPSDWTRGEPLAAGSAEEIELRACAVHAVELLVAELHRQGVPVMAMGLDHVLWYRGQGARYRQGPAYRRDRSQVEGEGWRGGAEKGR, encoded by the coding sequence ATGACCTGGAGCGGCTCACCGCCTTCGCTGACAACCTCGTGCCGCACGTCCTCCGCGTGGACGGAGTCCTCGAGTACTCGCCAGCGCTCGCCGAGCGACTGGACCAGGGGGGAGCCCCTCGCCGCGGGTTCGGCCGAGGAGATCGAGCTGCGTGCCTGCGCGGTCCATGCTGTGGAGCTCCTCGTGGCCGAGTTGCATCGCCAGGGAGTGCCCGTGATGGCGATGGGGCTCGACCACGTGCTCTGGTACCGCGGCCAGGGCGCGCGCTACAGGCAGGGCCCGGCGTATAGGCGGGATAGAAGCCAAGTTGAGGGTGAGGGCTGGAGAGGAGGGGCCGAGAAGGGCCGCTGA
- a CDS encoding helix-turn-helix transcriptional regulator, with amino-acid sequence MTAASLSSPRSELGHFLRTRRARLRPSDVGLPEGARRRTPGLRREEVAQLADVGVSWYTWLEQGRDIQVSEALLERLSSALRLDAAERSYLFELAQGRSPRPVAATPPIVSPLLARTIEAHRHPAIVSTVRWDVVAMNGPALKLWGDQRGTNALRNIFLGKVPPLATVEHEAHARNLVARFRSEAARASAHEQFQEIVDELRARSPEFRRLWTQHDLYAEPEGTKIVDIPGTGRIELAHVTLMHIEPDARTLRVLFYSPVGPESAQRMARALAER; translated from the coding sequence GTGACCGCCGCGTCCCTGTCGTCTCCGCGCTCCGAGCTGGGGCACTTTCTCCGGACCCGCCGGGCGCGGCTGCGGCCGTCCGATGTGGGGCTGCCCGAGGGTGCGCGGCGGCGCACGCCGGGGCTGCGGCGCGAGGAGGTCGCGCAGCTCGCCGACGTGGGGGTGAGCTGGTACACGTGGCTCGAGCAGGGGCGCGACATCCAAGTTTCGGAGGCGCTGCTCGAGCGACTTTCGAGCGCGCTGCGCCTCGATGCGGCGGAACGTTCGTACCTGTTCGAGCTTGCCCAAGGTCGCTCGCCCCGTCCGGTTGCCGCAACGCCGCCGATCGTGAGCCCCCTGCTCGCGCGCACGATCGAGGCGCATCGTCATCCGGCGATTGTCTCGACCGTGCGCTGGGACGTCGTCGCAATGAACGGGCCCGCGCTGAAGCTTTGGGGTGATCAGCGTGGCACGAATGCCCTGCGGAACATCTTCCTCGGCAAGGTACCGCCGCTCGCCACGGTGGAGCACGAGGCACACGCACGAAACCTCGTTGCGCGCTTTCGCTCGGAAGCCGCGCGCGCGAGTGCTCATGAGCAGTTCCAGGAGATTGTGGACGAGCTGAGGGCGAGGAGCCCCGAGTTCCGCCGTCTCTGGACGCAGCATGACTTGTATGCCGAGCCCGAGGGCACGAAGATCGTCGACATCCCCGGAACCGGCCGCATCGAGCTCGCGCACGTGACGCTGATGCACATCGAGCCGGACGCACGCACTCTTCGAGTCCTCTTCTATTCTCCCGTCGGCCCCGAGAGTGCGCAGCGAATGGCGCGTGCTCTCGCAGAACGTTGA
- a CDS encoding carbohydrate ABC transporter permease codes for MTVTRDQASSPRRFRDAVAGYAFLAPFLGVYAVFLLYPFGLGLWMSLHDWEIVGGYREYIGWLNYEELWDDPYFWEALKRTLQFAAMAAPASTVLGLALALGLNRPLRVHGVLRAIFFASSIFSVTVVTLVWTMVLNPDRGLVANGLRALGMEPIAFLTDQEWAMPALVVTTLWWTAGFPMALFLAGLQQIPQEVYEAARLDNASRWAVLRHITLPALARTTLLVVVLQTVMHLQVFGQPLLMTRGGPSNSTRPLVQLIYETGFREWRSGYASAVSLVLFSLMFCVALLQLRLSRQED; via the coding sequence ATGACCGTCACCCGTGACCAGGCCTCCAGCCCACGGCGGTTCCGCGACGCCGTCGCCGGCTATGCCTTCCTGGCGCCGTTCCTCGGGGTCTACGCCGTCTTCCTGCTCTATCCCTTTGGCCTCGGCCTGTGGATGAGCCTGCACGACTGGGAGATCGTCGGAGGCTACCGGGAGTACATCGGCTGGCTGAACTACGAGGAGCTTTGGGACGATCCGTATTTCTGGGAAGCGCTCAAGCGCACCCTGCAGTTCGCCGCCATGGCCGCGCCGGCATCCACGGTGCTCGGGCTGGCCCTGGCCCTGGGGCTCAACCGGCCGCTGCGGGTCCATGGCGTGCTGCGGGCGATCTTCTTCGCCTCCAGCATCTTCTCGGTCACGGTCGTCACGCTGGTGTGGACGATGGTGCTCAACCCCGACCGCGGGCTCGTTGCCAACGGGCTGCGTGCCCTGGGGATGGAACCGATTGCGTTCCTGACCGACCAGGAATGGGCGATGCCGGCGCTGGTGGTGACGACCCTCTGGTGGACGGCCGGCTTTCCGATGGCGCTGTTCCTCGCCGGGTTGCAGCAGATTCCCCAGGAGGTCTACGAGGCCGCCAGGCTCGACAACGCCTCGCGCTGGGCGGTGTTGCGGCACATCACCCTGCCGGCGCTGGCTCGCACCACCCTGCTCGTGGTGGTGCTGCAGACCGTCATGCATCTCCAGGTGTTCGGTCAGCCGCTGCTGATGACGCGCGGCGGTCCGTCCAACTCCACCCGGCCCCTGGTTCAGCTCATCTACGAAACGGGCTTCCGCGAATGGCGTTCCGGCTATGCCTCCGCGGTCTCCCTGGTGCTGTTCTCCTTGATGTTCTGTGTGGCGCTGCTGCAGCTCCGGCTGTCGCGGCAGGAGGATTGA